One Campylobacter concisus DNA segment encodes these proteins:
- a CDS encoding chemotaxis protein yields MLKAEVIYKFCIVCALACGICLLAFTGLNFAMGEYNEWMMSAHKFAGALIVCAVILHLFNRRRKLVKLINEIIDVTTHRKNPTICNMDRIIASLEPYTISEISRMLGFDEALFCKSLRENDVKFNSPSQTLRQIARMNDEKIFFVLVLIVEAKFGKRFCGAVSCSVGRKF; encoded by the coding sequence TTGCTTAAAGCGGAAGTGATATATAAATTTTGTATCGTCTGTGCTCTTGCCTGTGGGATCTGCCTGCTTGCATTTACTGGGCTAAATTTCGCCATGGGCGAGTATAATGAGTGGATGATGAGCGCACACAAATTTGCAGGAGCTTTGATCGTTTGTGCCGTGATCTTGCACCTTTTTAACCGCAGAAGAAAGCTAGTAAAGCTCATAAATGAGATAATCGATGTCACCACGCACCGCAAAAATCCAACGATCTGCAACATGGACCGCATCATCGCCTCGCTTGAGCCTTACACTATCAGTGAAATTTCACGCATGCTTGGCTTTGACGAGGCCCTGTTTTGCAAGAGTTTGCGCGAAAATGATGTTAAATTTAATAGTCCCAGCCAGACTTTACGCCAGATCGCACGCATGAACGATGAGAAGATATTTTTTGTTCTCGTGCTCATCGTCGAGGCCAAATTTGGCAAGAGATTTTGCGGTGCGGTAAGTTGTAGTGTCGGGAGAAAATTTTAG
- a CDS encoding PepSY-associated TM helix domain-containing protein, which produces MKFLNLKLFYKVHAYLSLLFFIPLVVVCFSGAILVYKDELNSLFIPNIVNVNLNKENLSKRISFDELRNIIASKFGGYEMVGINIDANPKKCDKIWLIEHNDSKKEWKFIYFDAFSGKIKSEPLAHDEGFFGVLAHIHEELLLGKSGNIILFLTAIFTFFICISGFVIYRKFWLTLLRLRVNGLNVFMNDIHKIIGIFCTPVLLLICISGAWWEFQMARTPEFKNDFVIDAKIYNKSLSLDELVARSKKEIKGFEPHFISLPFMQGANIRIFGYVIWQSFLHNEYSSVITYDKESGKLVSVLDIKNANLSEKILSAFRRSHFGNYNQTTKFIWFIVGISPLVLSISGLYLWFRKFKRRKK; this is translated from the coding sequence TTGAAATTTTTAAATTTAAAGCTTTTTTACAAGGTGCATGCATATTTGTCGCTTCTCTTTTTTATTCCACTTGTTGTAGTTTGCTTTAGCGGTGCGATCCTCGTTTATAAAGACGAACTAAACAGCCTTTTTATCCCAAATATCGTAAATGTAAATTTAAACAAAGAAAATTTAAGCAAAAGGATTAGCTTTGATGAGCTAAGAAATATCATCGCAAGCAAGTTTGGCGGCTACGAGATGGTTGGTATAAATATCGATGCAAACCCTAAAAAGTGTGACAAAATTTGGCTAATCGAGCATAATGACAGTAAAAAAGAGTGGAAATTTATCTATTTTGATGCTTTTAGCGGCAAGATAAAGAGTGAGCCACTTGCGCACGATGAGGGATTTTTCGGGGTTTTAGCGCATATCCATGAGGAGCTTCTTCTTGGAAAAAGTGGCAATATCATCCTCTTTTTAACAGCTATTTTTACATTTTTTATCTGCATTAGCGGCTTTGTGATCTACCGTAAATTTTGGCTAACTCTGCTTAGACTGCGCGTAAATGGGCTAAATGTTTTCATGAACGACATCCACAAGATAATAGGAATTTTTTGCACGCCAGTTTTACTGCTCATTTGCATAAGCGGCGCTTGGTGGGAATTTCAGATGGCACGCACGCCAGAGTTTAAAAACGACTTCGTAATAGACGCAAAAATTTATAACAAAAGTTTATCCCTTGATGAGCTGGTCGCTAGATCGAAAAAGGAGATCAAAGGCTTTGAGCCACACTTCATATCGCTGCCTTTCATGCAAGGGGCAAACATCCGCATCTTTGGCTACGTGATATGGCAAAGCTTTTTGCATAACGAATACTCAAGCGTGATCACCTACGACAAAGAAAGCGGCAAACTAGTTAGCGTCCTAGACATAAAAAATGCAAATTTAAGCGAGAAAATCCTCTCAGCCTTTAGGAGATCGCACTTTGGAAACTACAACCAAACTACAAAATTTATCTGGTTTATAGTGGGCATCTCGCCGTTAGTTTTGAGTATATCAGGGCTTTATCTGTGGTTTAGAAAATTTAAAAGGAGAAAAAAATGA